From Kineosporia succinea, the proteins below share one genomic window:
- a CDS encoding galactose-binding domain-containing protein, with amino-acid sequence MESNNPTPHRPTVEYHLDEPQEVAPSPGSHVRLGGLGVTVWSIVAVVAVLVGGVFAVQWATRSDDSSSQNSSLAGLDVRIPQPNATASDAPSPSAHPSATTSAKATVSSTIAATPQGQPSVTAPTSGSGGQAPSGSGDSAGSGQQAPVDRPTTSAPVSEAPVETTPEDEEPDPVDAPNPLLDLIAGHLAKVSSQGWNLVAGNITDGDPETYWEGGLGFPQTVTVDLGESASVGRLVLSLPPNMGWHSRTQTIAVQGSPDGRSFSTLKSAATYTFDGKANQVTITFTPQETRHLRLRFTGGVGWWTAQLSGLSAHAS; translated from the coding sequence GTGGAGAGCAACAACCCGACGCCGCATCGGCCGACCGTCGAGTACCACCTGGACGAGCCGCAGGAGGTGGCACCCTCCCCGGGGAGCCACGTGCGCCTCGGCGGTCTCGGGGTCACGGTGTGGTCGATCGTGGCCGTGGTCGCGGTGCTCGTCGGGGGTGTCTTCGCTGTTCAGTGGGCCACCCGTTCCGACGACTCGTCCTCCCAGAACTCGTCGCTGGCCGGTCTGGACGTGCGGATCCCGCAGCCGAACGCAACCGCGTCCGACGCTCCCAGCCCGTCCGCGCACCCCTCGGCGACCACGTCGGCCAAGGCGACCGTGTCGTCCACCATCGCCGCCACCCCGCAGGGACAACCGTCGGTGACTGCGCCCACGAGCGGTAGTGGCGGGCAGGCCCCGAGCGGTTCGGGCGATTCGGCCGGCTCTGGTCAGCAGGCACCGGTCGACCGGCCGACGACGAGCGCGCCGGTGAGCGAGGCGCCCGTCGAGACGACCCCCGAGGACGAAGAGCCGGATCCGGTGGACGCACCGAATCCCCTGCTCGACCTCATCGCCGGGCATCTCGCGAAAGTCAGCAGCCAGGGCTGGAATCTGGTCGCCGGCAACATCACCGACGGCGACCCGGAGACGTACTGGGAGGGTGGTCTGGGCTTCCCGCAGACGGTGACGGTCGATCTCGGCGAAAGTGCTTCGGTGGGGCGACTTGTGCTGTCGTTGCCGCCCAATATGGGCTGGCACAGCCGTACTCAGACGATCGCGGTTCAGGGCAGCCCGGACGGCCGGTCGTTCTCGACGCTCAAGAGCGCGGCGACGTACACGTTCGACGGCAAGGCCAACCAGGTCACCATCACGTTCACGCCGCAGGAGACGCGGCATCTGCGGCTGCGGTTCACCGGTGGGGTCGGGTGGTGGACGGCTCAGCTGTCGGGGTTGTCGGCACACGCGTCGTGA
- a CDS encoding alpha/beta hydrolase: protein MEQGGHEPPDHRDPGRGEIRPRAGDPDLTALGHSYGSLTTGLALQQATGVDAAVIFGSPGIGTSDAGDLKVPSDMLSNSKADGDWAAKSGLFGGNPDRNPDITQLETGAATNTYGESLSGSDGHSEYQVNGSTSQWNNAAAIAGHPEDRIKR from the coding sequence ATTGAGCAAGGTGGACACGAACCACCAGATCATCGGGATCCAGGCCGGGGAGAGATTCGACCACGTGCAGGCGACCCGGACCTCACTGCACTGGGGCATTCATACGGTTCCCTCACCACCGGACTCGCCCTGCAGCAAGCCACGGGCGTGGATGCCGCAGTCATTTTCGGCTCGCCTGGTATCGGCACGTCCGACGCCGGGGACCTCAAGGTCCCTTCCGACATGCTGTCCAACTCGAAGGCGGACGGCGACTGGGCCGCCAAGTCAGGTCTCTTCGGGGGTAATCCAGACAGGAATCCAGACATCACGCAGCTGGAGACCGGCGCGGCGACAAACACGTACGGGGAGTCACTGTCCGGGTCGGACGGGCACAGCGAGTACCAGGTGAACGGATCGACGAGCCAGTGGAACAACGCGGCCGCTATCGCTGGCCATCCCGAAGACCGCATCAAGCGATAG
- a CDS encoding NUDIX domain-containing protein: MSLPPVARPVTGAGALITDGGTRLLLVKPTYKDGWEVPGGFVEPDESPAAACARELREEIGLDRPTGRLLVVDWAPAPPHGDKLLFVFDGGVLRPAEADALVVDGNEISEARFVELADLPGLVVDRLARRLEVAWRAQEAGLSLYAEHGRRRPGGDRPG; encoded by the coding sequence ATGTCGCTGCCTCCCGTCGCCCGCCCGGTCACCGGCGCCGGGGCCCTCATCACCGACGGCGGTACTCGCCTGCTCCTGGTGAAACCCACCTACAAGGACGGGTGGGAGGTGCCCGGCGGTTTCGTCGAGCCGGACGAGAGCCCGGCCGCCGCCTGTGCCCGCGAGCTCCGCGAGGAGATCGGCCTCGACCGCCCCACCGGCCGTCTTCTCGTCGTCGACTGGGCCCCCGCCCCGCCCCACGGCGACAAGCTCCTCTTCGTCTTCGACGGCGGCGTCCTGCGCCCCGCCGAGGCCGACGCCCTGGTGGTGGACGGTAACGAGATCAGCGAGGCCCGCTTCGTCGAGCTCGCCGACCTGCCCGGCCTCGTCGTCGACCGCCTCGCCCGGCGTCTGGAGGTGGCCTGGCGCGCGCAGGAGGCCGGCCTCAGCCTCTACGCCGAGCACGGCCGCCGACGTCCGGGTGGCGACCGGCCCGGTTGA
- a CDS encoding LppA family lipoprotein has protein sequence MTDTSEADAHRILESRPTIDAAEIDYKALITEIRDVFSDLAPDLTWPEGEIEPYEGGTFCEDPFANLSDAWSRIYRGPSEGAIRDDQWPAAEKRILSVAKDYGFTEVVSKSHRPGLHILSIKGKWGEILDISSAANTTLTLYGGCFIDPDKTPWTLADPPPSATRLHRTGRSRARGAGTSGRSKTRFSAHPDRRPW, from the coding sequence ATGACAGACACGTCCGAGGCCGACGCCCATCGGATTCTGGAGTCCCGCCCGACGATCGATGCGGCGGAGATCGACTACAAGGCCTTGATCACCGAGATACGAGACGTCTTCAGCGATCTCGCCCCTGACCTGACCTGGCCGGAAGGCGAGATCGAACCCTACGAGGGCGGCACCTTCTGCGAAGACCCCTTCGCCAACCTCAGCGATGCGTGGTCCCGGATCTACCGTGGGCCGTCCGAGGGGGCGATCCGGGATGATCAGTGGCCGGCGGCCGAGAAACGGATCCTGAGTGTCGCGAAGGACTACGGCTTCACGGAAGTCGTGTCGAAGAGCCATCGTCCCGGGCTGCACATACTCAGCATCAAGGGGAAATGGGGCGAGATCCTGGACATCTCGAGCGCGGCCAACACAACGCTGACGCTCTACGGGGGTTGCTTCATCGATCCGGACAAGACGCCGTGGACCCTGGCTGATCCTCCGCCAAGCGCCACGAGACTCCACAGAACCGGCCGGAGCCGCGCCCGAGGAGCGGGAACGTCCGGACGCTCGAAGACCCGTTTCAGCGCGCACCCGGATCGTCGGCCCTGGTAA
- a CDS encoding histidine phosphatase family protein: protein MQLVLVRHGQSANNAAFIAATARQQAQPREEPDDEADRIAEELSVYRGRVPDPLLTDLGTRQAQALGEALKAGRLPFAPTHLYASPMSRAVATARPLAEVSGLPVVLQPDAYEVGGIQNIDLSVGTRSARPGATLPELQILGGAVQAPPGLFPADDQPWSGGFEVSPDEALPRARRMLTTLFRAHQADDVVVVVSHQFFAQFVLAAALGLETEPWRRFRVDNAGHLSLRLGPDEAITEWVNRVDHLDPADISN from the coding sequence ATGCAGCTGGTTCTGGTGCGGCACGGTCAGTCCGCCAACAACGCCGCGTTCATCGCGGCGACCGCCCGGCAGCAGGCGCAGCCCCGCGAGGAGCCCGACGACGAAGCCGACCGGATCGCCGAGGAGCTCTCCGTCTACCGCGGTCGCGTGCCCGACCCGCTGCTGACCGACCTCGGCACCCGGCAGGCCCAGGCGCTCGGTGAGGCACTGAAGGCCGGGCGTCTGCCCTTCGCCCCGACGCACCTGTACGCCAGCCCGATGTCCCGCGCCGTGGCGACGGCCCGTCCGCTGGCCGAGGTCAGCGGCCTGCCCGTCGTGCTGCAGCCCGACGCCTACGAGGTCGGCGGTATCCAGAACATCGACCTGAGCGTCGGCACCCGCTCGGCGCGGCCCGGTGCGACACTGCCCGAGCTGCAGATCCTCGGCGGCGCCGTGCAGGCGCCGCCCGGTCTGTTCCCGGCCGACGACCAGCCCTGGTCAGGCGGTTTCGAGGTCAGTCCCGACGAGGCCCTGCCCCGTGCCCGCCGCATGCTCACCACGCTGTTCCGGGCCCATCAGGCCGACGACGTGGTCGTGGTGGTCAGTCACCAGTTCTTCGCCCAGTTCGTTCTCGCCGCCGCCCTGGGTCTGGAAACCGAGCCGTGGCGGCGTTTTCGGGTGGACAATGCCGGTCACCTGTCACTGCGGCTCGGCCCCGACGAAGCGATCACGGAATGGGTGAACCGGGTCGACCATCTCGACCCCGCGGACATCTCCAACTGA
- a CDS encoding ATP-binding cassette domain-containing protein, whose amino-acid sequence MNDLSFDVHPGGVTGFLGPNGAGKSTTMRLMLGLVRGEGVTTFGGRRIDQLHQPLRTVGAMLDPTAHNPRRSARAHVRIFTAAAGMKPRRADEVLALVGLSDVASHPSGAFSLGMQQRLALAAALAGDPEYLVLDEPANGLDPQGIRWLRDFLTALTDEGRTVLLSSHQLAEMAQTADQLIVLGRGRILTEGRLSEFVGQFSRRGVLVRSPQIERLAECLQVNGFGPFSAEGADGLVIDGEAGTEQIGELAAHYGVVLHELTARTSTLEEAFLHATAGSVDFEAFS is encoded by the coding sequence GTGAACGACCTGTCGTTCGACGTGCATCCGGGCGGCGTCACCGGCTTCCTGGGCCCGAACGGCGCCGGCAAGTCGACCACCATGCGCCTGATGCTCGGCCTGGTGCGGGGCGAGGGCGTCACCACGTTCGGCGGTCGCCGCATCGACCAGCTCCACCAGCCTCTGCGCACCGTCGGGGCCATGCTCGACCCGACCGCGCACAACCCGCGGCGCAGCGCCCGGGCTCACGTGCGCATCTTCACCGCGGCGGCCGGAATGAAGCCCCGCCGGGCCGACGAGGTGCTCGCCCTGGTCGGCCTGAGCGACGTGGCTTCCCATCCCAGCGGCGCGTTCTCCCTCGGCATGCAGCAGCGCCTGGCCCTGGCGGCGGCGCTGGCCGGCGACCCCGAATACCTGGTCCTCGACGAGCCGGCCAACGGTCTCGACCCGCAGGGCATCCGCTGGCTCCGCGACTTCCTCACCGCCCTGACCGACGAGGGCCGCACCGTGCTGCTGTCGTCGCACCAACTGGCCGAGATGGCGCAGACCGCCGACCAGCTCATCGTCCTGGGCCGCGGCCGCATCCTCACCGAGGGCCGGCTCAGCGAGTTCGTCGGGCAGTTCTCGCGCCGCGGCGTGCTGGTGCGCTCACCCCAGATCGAGCGCCTGGCCGAGTGCCTGCAGGTCAACGGTTTCGGCCCGTTCTCCGCCGAGGGCGCCGACGGCCTGGTGATCGACGGCGAGGCCGGCACCGAGCAGATCGGGGAGCTGGCCGCGCACTACGGCGTGGTGCTGCACGAGCTCACGGCCCGCACGTCGACGCTCGAGGAGGCCTTTCTGCACGCCACCGCCGGCAGCGTCGACTTCGAGGCCTTCTCGTGA
- a CDS encoding ATP-binding protein, protein MGGEVESTHDFRSGYVRRVVDDLLDELLPSLPAILLDGPKAVGKTATALQRAETVWRLSRPAQASVVNADPQVALDGPAPVLLDEYQRVPSVFDAVRDAVDEDAEPGRFLLTGSAPPPGSHSGAGRITTVRMRPLTLPERGVSAPSVSLSSLFEGTFDAPVAGASVLGLKDYADLILRSGFPGLQHLPARALQIQLDGYVERIVDRDMSEGGHNVRRPATLMAWLRAYAAAASTTTNWDKIRDATSGGSASKPARSTTLPYIDTLTRLRILDEVPPWIPSRNHLKRLTQAPKHHLVDPALAARLVGATRASLLRGAGQAFTPEDGTYLGQLFESLATMSVRVFAEVVPASVSHLRLDSGRREVDLIVERDLDRAVVAFEVKLAGDIGYEDVKHLLWLREELGEQLVDAVVLTTGPAAYRRPDGIAVVPLGLLGP, encoded by the coding sequence ATGGGTGGCGAGGTCGAGTCGACGCACGACTTCAGGTCGGGCTACGTGCGCCGCGTGGTGGACGACCTGCTGGACGAACTGCTTCCGTCCCTTCCGGCGATCCTGCTCGACGGTCCGAAGGCTGTCGGTAAGACCGCGACGGCCCTGCAACGTGCCGAGACTGTCTGGCGTCTCAGTCGTCCGGCCCAGGCTTCCGTCGTCAACGCTGATCCGCAGGTCGCACTGGATGGTCCGGCACCGGTCCTCCTCGATGAATACCAGCGTGTTCCCAGTGTCTTCGACGCGGTTCGAGATGCTGTCGACGAGGATGCTGAACCGGGTCGGTTCTTGCTCACGGGTTCGGCGCCGCCTCCGGGCTCGCACTCCGGGGCCGGCCGGATCACCACGGTCCGGATGCGCCCACTGACCCTTCCCGAACGCGGAGTGAGCGCTCCGAGCGTCAGCTTGTCCTCCTTGTTCGAGGGCACCTTCGACGCTCCCGTCGCGGGGGCCTCGGTCCTCGGTCTGAAGGACTACGCCGACCTGATACTGAGGTCGGGGTTTCCCGGTCTGCAGCATCTCCCGGCAAGAGCGCTGCAGATCCAGCTCGACGGTTACGTTGAACGCATCGTCGATCGTGACATGAGCGAAGGCGGGCACAACGTCCGGCGGCCTGCCACTCTCATGGCCTGGCTGCGCGCCTATGCGGCGGCCGCCTCCACGACCACCAACTGGGACAAGATTCGCGACGCCACGAGCGGCGGGTCCGCGAGTAAACCCGCTCGTTCGACGACCCTTCCGTACATCGACACACTCACGCGATTGCGCATTCTCGACGAGGTGCCGCCCTGGATTCCCAGCCGCAACCACCTCAAGCGGCTTACCCAGGCACCCAAACATCACCTGGTGGATCCGGCGTTGGCTGCTCGCCTCGTCGGGGCGACCCGGGCGAGCCTGCTACGTGGTGCGGGACAGGCCTTCACGCCTGAAGACGGCACGTACCTGGGGCAGTTGTTCGAGTCGCTGGCCACCATGAGTGTCAGGGTTTTCGCGGAAGTCGTGCCGGCGTCGGTCTCGCACCTGCGTCTGGACTCGGGACGGCGGGAGGTCGACCTGATCGTCGAGCGTGACCTGGACCGCGCCGTGGTGGCTTTCGAGGTCAAGCTCGCTGGTGACATCGGCTACGAGGATGTGAAGCACCTGCTGTGGCTGCGAGAAGAATTGGGCGAACAGCTTGTTGACGCGGTTGTGCTGACAACAGGACCGGCCGCCTACCGTCGTCCGGACGGGATCGCGGTAGTGCCGCTGGGTCTGCTGGGGCCGTGA
- a CDS encoding alkene reductase, with product MRHPPALEARRNPVTHASEKLFSPVTLGAVELSNRMVMAPLTRVRAGESGVPNDLHVEYYSQRASLGLIVTEGTFPILEGRSWIGQPGIETAEQIAGWRRVADAVHAAGGRIVLQIMHGGRISHPSLTGTGRTVAPSAIAAPGEVRVADGSKAELPVPAALTLDEIRGVVDGFVTASRNAIEAGLDGVEIHSANGYLVHQFLATTSNTRTDAYGGSPANRARLSVEILTAVAAAIGADRTGLRISPEHNIQGVIEDDAEDLAATYTALAEGLAPLGLAFVDILHADPTGDLVQQFRKSVQAPVIVNSGFGVVTTRQEAFDLIEGGHAEAVAIGRPVIANPDLAVRWARDAAENAPDASTFYGDSAAGYTDYPTLD from the coding sequence ATGCGTCATCCCCCGGCCCTCGAAGCAAGAAGGAATCCCGTGACGCACGCATCCGAGAAGCTCTTCAGCCCGGTCACCCTCGGAGCCGTCGAGCTGAGCAACCGCATGGTCATGGCGCCACTCACGCGCGTGCGCGCCGGTGAGTCCGGCGTCCCCAACGACCTGCACGTCGAGTACTACAGCCAGCGGGCGTCGCTCGGGCTGATCGTCACCGAGGGCACCTTCCCGATCCTCGAGGGACGCTCCTGGATCGGTCAGCCGGGCATCGAGACGGCCGAGCAGATCGCGGGCTGGCGCCGGGTGGCCGACGCCGTGCACGCGGCGGGCGGGCGCATCGTGCTGCAGATCATGCACGGCGGACGCATCTCGCACCCGTCACTGACGGGTACCGGCCGAACCGTGGCCCCGAGCGCGATCGCGGCCCCCGGCGAGGTCCGGGTCGCCGACGGCAGCAAGGCCGAACTGCCGGTTCCGGCCGCCCTGACGCTCGACGAGATCCGGGGTGTCGTCGACGGTTTCGTCACGGCGTCCCGCAACGCGATCGAAGCCGGCCTGGACGGCGTCGAGATCCACAGCGCCAACGGCTATCTCGTGCACCAGTTCCTCGCGACCACGTCGAACACGCGCACGGACGCGTACGGCGGCAGCCCGGCGAACCGGGCCCGTCTGTCGGTGGAGATCCTGACCGCGGTCGCGGCCGCGATCGGGGCCGACCGCACGGGCCTGCGGATCTCCCCCGAGCACAACATCCAGGGCGTGATCGAGGATGACGCCGAGGACCTGGCCGCCACCTACACGGCGCTCGCCGAGGGGCTGGCACCGCTGGGGCTCGCGTTCGTCGACATCCTGCACGCCGACCCGACCGGCGACCTGGTGCAGCAGTTCCGCAAGAGCGTGCAGGCGCCGGTCATCGTCAACAGCGGCTTCGGCGTGGTCACCACCCGTCAGGAGGCGTTCGACCTGATCGAGGGCGGGCACGCCGAGGCGGTGGCCATCGGGCGCCCGGTGATCGCGAACCCCGACCTGGCTGTGCGCTGGGCCCGTGACGCGGCCGAGAACGCGCCGGACGCGAGCACGTTCTACGGCGACAGTGCGGCCGGTTACACCGACTACCCCACCCTGGACTGA
- a CDS encoding TetR/AcrR family transcriptional regulator, producing MSDDVDNPRATGTLRERTRRAMRDEVASIATRLFAEQGCSNTTVDQIAAEAGLSRTTFFRYFGTKEDVVLTWIDELGPRLLQAFSARPADEHPWRSLHRALGLVTDIHEADVQRRLDFESMLEANPTMKSRQREKQGEWQRLLIPAVAARMTGDIPAEQDPRPRMMVACAIESLNAAHHTWRACDGAVPLAELLDRAMNVFEN from the coding sequence ATGAGTGACGACGTGGACAACCCGCGCGCCACCGGGACACTGCGCGAACGCACCCGGCGGGCCATGCGCGACGAGGTCGCCAGCATCGCCACACGGCTGTTCGCCGAGCAGGGCTGTTCCAACACCACGGTCGACCAGATCGCCGCCGAGGCCGGGCTGTCCCGCACCACGTTCTTCCGCTACTTCGGCACCAAGGAAGACGTCGTGCTCACCTGGATCGACGAGCTCGGACCCCGCCTGCTGCAGGCCTTTTCCGCCCGGCCCGCCGACGAGCACCCGTGGCGCTCGCTGCACCGGGCGCTGGGCCTCGTCACCGACATCCACGAGGCTGACGTCCAGCGTCGTCTGGACTTCGAGAGCATGCTCGAGGCCAACCCCACGATGAAGTCCCGCCAGCGCGAGAAGCAGGGCGAATGGCAGCGCCTGCTCATCCCCGCCGTGGCCGCCCGCATGACCGGTGACATCCCCGCCGAGCAGGACCCGCGTCCCCGGATGATGGTGGCCTGCGCGATCGAGAGCCTCAACGCCGCGCACCACACGTGGCGCGCGTGCGACGGCGCCGTTCCCCTCGCCGAACTGCTCGATCGGGCCATGAACGTCTTCGAGAACTGA
- a CDS encoding LamG-like jellyroll fold domain-containing protein, producing MAQPEGRIPVTRRTLLRGAVAAPAVTPLLGAASADATTTSKSSFDTTTDRFAIAVLPDTQYLFDADSSDPEPLRATFRYLVQERADANIAFMTHLGDITEHGTDAEIKLASKTFTMIDDKVPYSVLAGNHDIDGSLDDQRGDSPYLQAFGPKRFRKQKTYGGSSPDGYNSFHVITAAGRQWLILALDWRASDKGLAWAQSVLDAHPHTPVVLTTHDLVAADDDGRAELSGNGQRLWDKLIRGNDQIFLTLNGHYWPPGRTVLTNDAGHPVHAHITNYQDRYYGGAGMIRMYSFDLARNVIDVETFSPWFLDAAPDRRTQLGAETIELTGPTDRFSVEFDFGERFPSKPQASRPASAVLTRGTVAYWRFDKEGLGATGTVKAGTVAKDLTGKGNDLTVRILHNSSADVLTWSDEHHEGQPAHASLRFDGGQNPNRGAVLETGARAPINSLTFQDGYTIEAYLKLPDPFEGSHAWMGILSWEGRAGDAGKTNGYSQDEAPVSLNVSGERFLQYAVYPHVQNAQPTSWSHAIPVGRWTHVAIVNDGKRTIVYVDGSPIARNPSQASTGIATLGKPFALGGTQSSETFGQGYYGWLGDVRIVSRALRPREFMTPA from the coding sequence ATGGCCCAGCCTGAAGGCCGGATCCCTGTCACGCGCCGCACCCTCCTGCGGGGCGCCGTCGCCGCTCCGGCCGTCACCCCGCTCCTGGGTGCCGCGAGCGCCGACGCGACCACCACGTCCAAAAGCAGTTTCGACACCACCACCGATCGCTTCGCGATCGCCGTTCTGCCTGACACGCAGTACCTTTTCGACGCCGACAGCTCCGACCCGGAGCCGCTGCGGGCCACGTTCCGCTACCTGGTCCAGGAGCGGGCGGACGCGAACATCGCGTTCATGACGCACCTCGGCGACATCACCGAGCACGGCACCGACGCCGAGATCAAGCTGGCGTCGAAGACGTTCACGATGATCGACGACAAGGTGCCGTACAGCGTCCTGGCCGGCAATCACGACATCGACGGCTCGCTCGACGACCAGCGCGGCGACTCCCCCTACCTGCAGGCTTTCGGGCCGAAGCGGTTCCGCAAGCAGAAGACGTACGGCGGCAGCTCCCCTGACGGGTACAACAGCTTCCACGTGATCACGGCCGCCGGACGGCAGTGGCTGATCCTGGCCCTCGACTGGCGTGCCTCCGACAAGGGCCTGGCCTGGGCGCAGTCGGTGCTCGACGCGCACCCGCACACCCCGGTCGTGCTGACCACCCACGACCTCGTGGCGGCGGACGACGACGGCCGGGCCGAGCTCTCCGGCAACGGGCAGCGGTTGTGGGACAAGCTGATCCGCGGCAACGACCAGATCTTCCTCACCCTGAACGGCCACTACTGGCCGCCCGGACGCACCGTGCTGACCAACGACGCCGGCCACCCCGTCCACGCGCACATCACGAACTACCAGGACCGCTACTACGGCGGCGCCGGCATGATCCGGATGTACTCGTTCGACCTGGCCCGCAACGTGATCGACGTCGAGACCTTCTCCCCCTGGTTCCTCGACGCCGCCCCGGACAGGCGCACCCAGCTGGGTGCCGAGACCATCGAACTGACCGGCCCGACCGACCGTTTCAGCGTCGAGTTCGACTTCGGCGAGCGGTTCCCGTCCAAACCGCAGGCGTCCCGTCCGGCCTCGGCCGTGCTGACCCGGGGAACGGTGGCGTACTGGCGCTTCGACAAAGAAGGGCTCGGCGCCACGGGAACCGTGAAGGCGGGAACCGTCGCGAAGGACCTCACCGGCAAGGGCAACGACCTGACCGTGCGCATCCTGCACAACAGCAGCGCCGACGTGCTGACCTGGTCGGACGAGCACCACGAGGGCCAGCCCGCCCACGCCAGCCTGCGGTTCGACGGCGGCCAGAACCCGAACCGCGGCGCCGTGCTGGAGACCGGGGCCAGGGCGCCGATCAACAGCCTGACGTTCCAGGACGGGTACACCATCGAGGCGTACCTGAAACTGCCCGACCCGTTCGAGGGTTCGCACGCGTGGATGGGCATCCTCAGCTGGGAGGGTCGCGCCGGGGACGCGGGCAAGACCAACGGCTACTCGCAGGACGAGGCTCCGGTGTCGCTCAACGTGTCCGGCGAGCGCTTCCTTCAGTATGCGGTGTATCCGCACGTGCAGAACGCGCAGCCGACGTCGTGGAGCCACGCGATCCCGGTGGGTCGATGGACACACGTGGCGATCGTGAACGACGGGAAGCGCACGATCGTCTACGTGGACGGGTCGCCGATCGCGCGGAACCCGAGCCAGGCGTCCACCGGTATCGCGACGCTGGGCAAGCCGTTCGCGCTGGGGGGCACGCAGTCGTCGGAGACGTTCGGGCAGGGGTACTACGGCTGGCTGGGTGACGTGCGCATCGTCAGCCGGGCGCTGAGACCGCGGGAGTTCATGACGCCGGCCTGA
- a CDS encoding GNAT family N-acetyltransferase, giving the protein MSELRTARLILRNVTPDDAAGVHAYAGDPEVCRFMVWGPNTPAESQRFVEEQLAVLADPARTSFNQLVTLAETGEVIGGIELRLLSEQHRRAEFGYVYRRDVWGQGYATEAARALVTWAFEHFGLNRIEATCDPENKASEAVLRKVGLQCEGLSRRHMKLRDGWRDSLQFAILSDDERP; this is encoded by the coding sequence ATGAGCGAATTGCGCACCGCCCGGCTGATACTGAGAAACGTCACCCCTGACGACGCCGCGGGTGTGCACGCTTACGCCGGTGACCCGGAGGTCTGCCGCTTCATGGTCTGGGGTCCGAACACCCCGGCCGAGAGCCAGAGGTTCGTCGAGGAGCAGCTCGCGGTCCTGGCCGACCCGGCGCGCACCTCGTTCAACCAGCTGGTGACGCTCGCGGAGACCGGTGAGGTCATCGGTGGCATCGAGCTGCGGTTGCTGAGCGAGCAGCACCGGCGTGCCGAGTTCGGTTACGTCTACCGGCGCGACGTGTGGGGCCAGGGGTATGCCACCGAGGCGGCCCGTGCGCTGGTGACCTGGGCGTTCGAGCATTTCGGCCTGAACCGGATCGAGGCCACCTGCGACCCGGAGAACAAGGCGTCGGAGGCCGTGCTGCGCAAGGTCGGTCTGCAGTGCGAGGGGCTCAGCCGCCGGCACATGAAACTGCGTGACGGCTGGCGGGACTCGTTGCAGTTCGCGATCCTGTCGGACGACGAAAGGCCCTGA
- a CDS encoding type II toxin-antitoxin system Phd/YefM family antitoxin: protein MAEARANLRELLDNVKASHARYRITRNGEADAVLMSVDELEALEETLDILSDPDEVAAIREGLTDFEEGNVFTIAEVRKELGP from the coding sequence ATGGCCGAAGCGCGCGCCAACCTGCGCGAGTTGCTCGACAACGTGAAGGCGAGCCACGCACGCTATCGAATCACTCGCAACGGGGAAGCGGATGCAGTTCTGATGTCTGTCGACGAGCTGGAGGCTCTCGAAGAGACCCTCGACATTCTCAGTGACCCCGACGAGGTCGCCGCTATCCGCGAGGGCCTCACGGACTTCGAGGAAGGCAATGTGTTCACCATCGCCGAAGTCCGCAAGGAGCTCGGTCCGTGA